One genomic segment of Myxococcales bacterium includes these proteins:
- a CDS encoding branched-chain amino acid transaminase, translated as MLEKLQKIWMDGELVDWDAAQVHILTHSLHYGLGAFEGIRAYKRTNGQTTVFRLKEHIDRLFDSCKLTLLVPKFTRDQVSQACLETLRANSMAEGYLRPMVYVGEGAMGIYAPNNPIRTTVIAWKWGAYLGDEALKSGIRCKISSYARHHINVSLAKAKMMGQYTNSVLAKREAKLAGYDEAILLDTQGYVSEGSGENLFIVKNGVLHTPDLSCSILAGITRDTLLTLAREEGVTVSEGRITRDQLWLADEAFFTGTAAEVTPIREVDNRTIGEGAPGPITKRLQTRFFDVVKGSDTSHPEWLTKV; from the coding sequence ATGCTGGAAAAGCTTCAAAAAATCTGGATGGACGGCGAGCTGGTCGACTGGGACGCGGCGCAGGTGCACATCCTCACGCACTCGCTCCACTACGGCCTCGGCGCCTTCGAAGGCATTCGCGCCTACAAGCGGACCAACGGTCAGACCACCGTCTTCAGGCTCAAGGAGCACATCGACAGGCTCTTTGACAGCTGCAAGCTGACGCTCCTCGTGCCCAAGTTTACGAGAGATCAGGTTTCGCAGGCGTGCCTCGAAACCCTGCGAGCGAACTCCATGGCCGAAGGCTACTTGCGGCCGATGGTCTACGTCGGCGAGGGCGCGATGGGCATCTACGCGCCCAATAACCCCATCCGCACCACGGTCATCGCGTGGAAGTGGGGCGCATACCTCGGCGACGAAGCGCTCAAGAGCGGCATCCGCTGCAAGATCAGCTCGTACGCCCGCCACCACATCAACGTCTCGCTCGCGAAGGCGAAGATGATGGGGCAATACACAAACAGCGTCCTCGCGAAGCGCGAAGCCAAGCTCGCCGGCTACGACGAGGCGATCCTCCTCGATACGCAGGGGTACGTCTCGGAAGGCTCCGGCGAGAACCTCTTCATCGTGAAGAACGGGGTCTTGCATACGCCCGACCTCTCCTGCTCCATCCTCGCCGGCATCACACGCGACACGCTCCTCACGCTCGCACGCGAAGAGGGCGTCACGGTGAGCGAGGGCCGCATCACGCGCGATCAGCTCTGGCTCGCCGACGAAGCGTTCTTCACCGGCACGGCCGCTGAGGTGACGCCCATCCGCGAGGTCGACAACCGCACCATCGGTGAGGGCGCCCCGGGCCCCATCACCAAGCGCCTCCAGACGCGGTTCTTCGACGTCGTCAAAGGCTCCGACACCTCGCACCCCGAGTGGCTGACCAAGGTGTGA
- a CDS encoding ATP-binding cassette domain-containing protein codes for MIVLDNAQVLGARRQVVLGPVNAKFEAGVHALVGPPRAGAPELLAVLAGAARVHRGLVTVLGEAPRSRAEVTWVRLTDASVPPALTVGELFAAAAALRREAPSPAAGRLERFGLTKLIDRQLASLDAIERHTVLLVEALTSTAKILLLDEPFTHLDARAAGALASALVERSRSACVVVATASRRDAAVLGARRYVMGGTSWLASEGATSVSPAGGYRLVGRGLRALATRLSSDASASAISWHDDALVVRSEDPEALALAVGAAIAELGIDLDLFEPVP; via the coding sequence TTGATTGTCCTCGACAACGCGCAGGTGCTGGGGGCCCGACGCCAGGTCGTCCTGGGCCCCGTGAACGCCAAGTTTGAGGCCGGCGTCCACGCACTCGTGGGCCCGCCACGCGCCGGTGCGCCGGAGCTGCTCGCCGTCCTGGCGGGCGCGGCTCGCGTGCACCGCGGCCTCGTGACCGTGCTCGGTGAAGCGCCCCGATCGCGCGCAGAGGTCACGTGGGTCAGGCTAACGGACGCAAGCGTGCCACCGGCGCTGACGGTCGGTGAGCTCTTCGCCGCCGCCGCCGCACTAAGGCGCGAGGCCCCGTCGCCGGCGGCGGGGCGTTTGGAACGTTTTGGTCTCACCAAGCTCATCGATCGTCAGCTCGCATCGCTCGATGCCATCGAGCGCCATACGGTGCTCTTGGTCGAAGCGCTCACGTCGACGGCGAAGATCCTCCTCTTGGACGAGCCCTTCACGCATCTCGACGCGAGGGCCGCGGGAGCCCTTGCGTCGGCGCTCGTGGAGCGCTCCCGCTCGGCGTGCGTCGTCGTCGCCACCGCTTCGCGACGCGACGCCGCGGTGCTTGGCGCGAGACGTTACGTCATGGGCGGCACCTCGTGGCTCGCATCGGAAGGCGCCACGTCGGTCTCGCCAGCGGGCGGTTATCGGCTCGTCGGACGGGGCCTTCGCGCGCTGGCGACGCGCCTTTCGAGCGACGCGTCGGCGAGCGCCATCTCATGGCACGACGACGCGCTCGTGGTTCGCAGCGAGGACCCTGAGGCGCTCGCTCTCGCCGTGGGAGCGGCCATCGCCGAGCTCGGCATCGACCTCGACCTCTTCGAGCCCGTGCCATGA
- a CDS encoding pseudouridylate synthase gives MDILYRDDELAVVNKPSGLLTHKSTWSGPADDAAVQQARDALGVHVWPVHRLDRQTSGALLFALSAEVAARMQEACEVGLVEKRYLAIARGVVPGEVHVDHPIPRGEGKPRAPAVTDFRRVAVDALSRASLVEAFPRSGRFHQVRRHLAHLRHPIGGDSNYGTGWFNRFMRDEVGLPRLALHAASLRLPARSGEVLVSAPVPADLEGAIARLFGMDIDKSRV, from the coding sequence GTGGACATCCTCTATCGTGACGACGAGCTCGCCGTCGTGAACAAGCCCTCGGGGCTCCTGACGCACAAGAGCACGTGGTCTGGCCCTGCCGACGACGCGGCGGTGCAGCAGGCGCGCGACGCGCTCGGCGTTCACGTATGGCCCGTTCATCGACTCGACCGGCAGACGAGCGGGGCGCTGCTGTTTGCGCTCTCGGCTGAGGTGGCGGCGCGCATGCAAGAGGCCTGCGAAGTCGGCCTCGTGGAGAAGCGCTACCTCGCCATCGCGCGGGGCGTCGTCCCGGGCGAGGTGCACGTCGATCACCCCATTCCGCGGGGCGAAGGCAAGCCGCGCGCCCCCGCCGTGACCGACTTTCGACGCGTCGCTGTCGACGCGCTGTCACGGGCGTCGCTCGTCGAAGCGTTCCCCCGTTCGGGGCGGTTTCATCAAGTGCGCCGTCACCTCGCGCACCTGCGCCATCCCATCGGTGGCGACTCCAACTACGGGACCGGCTGGTTCAACCGCTTCATGCGAGACGAGGTTGGCCTTCCGAGGCTCGCGCTGCACGCCGCGTCGCTTCGACTTCCGGCGAGGAGCGGCGAGGTCCTCGTGTCGGCGCCGGTGCCCGCTGATCTCGAGGGCGCGATCGCGCGCCTCTTCGGGATGGACATCGATAAAAGCCGCGTCTGA
- a CDS encoding M28 family peptidase, with protein MADQGVTPERAPAPATRSPSGPLAPRIVHWLGLLVVLVTAAVAFAGMQPPAARAVDAPPEAFAAARAMVHVRELCRAPHPVGSRGHDDVRALIERRLTELGLEPQVQRTAITHKFFGRTSGARVENVVARIKGRGSDHRALLFAAHYDAVPQSPGAGDDGSGTAALLEGARALQSGPPLDRDVIVLFTDGEELGLLGAGAFMQEHPFAKDVVAAFNFDARGSHGSVAMFDTSPENGALIAALAHVPRLQASSLVSVLARLMPNDTDATIFKKAGVPTMSFAFADGIVHYHRATDSPDELDPRSLQQMGDTMVALARHLGRGPVQAMEAEEVSYFTFFGSALVSFSRATSILGAAAALLLSVLAAAFAVKRRDLTARAIAWGGASALLAFALAVGAGAFALFLAGRVASYDALLVRGGAVATSAIALSTLTCFTIFHLTARRIGASAATLGSLALLSLAGFAVALLAPMASVPLLVTNTACALAALVTAWFVGRATLLRPAVFYVAIAVALTVWLPTLYALTVAAAANAGLVAAAFAAPLNLVVAPLAAAGKRRRLLATLGGLLVVAGLSFGRLAWPLGDAVATGTTLAYGVDADKKQGFFFGTSPHPWMAPALRPEDATKRALPELTLSEATWWVAPSEASGLEGVTVTSHERRKTADGFELRAILAPSKDARCLIATADEQHVDDALSVAGKPVRHLIRFSAEKDQELARRLRLGGSPSGFFFQFCAPGGEPLEVVFHTRSDAEVPLRLLEVRDGLPTVVLKPRPAGQIARDDSDRTVVGRTVRW; from the coding sequence GTGGCTGACCAAGGTGTGACGCCGGAGCGCGCGCCGGCTCCGGCGACGCGCTCCCCTAGCGGCCCGCTCGCGCCGCGCATCGTCCATTGGCTCGGACTCCTCGTCGTCCTTGTGACGGCGGCGGTGGCCTTCGCAGGTATGCAGCCGCCCGCCGCGCGGGCCGTCGATGCGCCACCCGAGGCGTTCGCGGCAGCGCGGGCGATGGTTCACGTCCGGGAGCTTTGCCGCGCGCCGCATCCCGTTGGGTCCCGCGGCCACGACGACGTCCGCGCCCTCATCGAGCGCCGCCTCACGGAGCTCGGCCTCGAGCCTCAGGTGCAACGCACCGCGATCACGCACAAGTTCTTCGGGCGCACGTCGGGCGCTCGCGTCGAGAACGTCGTGGCTCGCATCAAGGGCCGCGGCAGCGATCACCGCGCGCTCCTCTTCGCGGCACACTACGACGCGGTGCCGCAAAGTCCCGGCGCCGGCGACGATGGCTCAGGCACGGCCGCGCTCCTCGAAGGCGCCCGCGCGCTCCAGAGCGGCCCGCCGCTCGACCGCGACGTGATCGTCCTTTTTACCGACGGCGAGGAGCTCGGACTCCTCGGCGCCGGGGCCTTCATGCAAGAGCACCCGTTCGCCAAGGACGTCGTCGCGGCCTTCAACTTCGATGCGCGAGGGAGCCACGGCAGCGTCGCGATGTTCGACACGTCACCGGAAAACGGCGCGCTCATCGCCGCGCTCGCGCACGTGCCGCGGCTCCAGGCGAGCTCGCTGGTGTCGGTGCTCGCGCGGCTCATGCCAAACGACACCGACGCGACAATCTTCAAGAAGGCCGGCGTCCCCACGATGAGCTTCGCCTTCGCCGACGGCATCGTGCACTACCATCGCGCCACCGACTCGCCTGACGAGCTCGACCCGCGCAGCCTGCAGCAGATGGGCGACACGATGGTCGCCCTCGCGCGGCACTTGGGCCGCGGTCCCGTTCAAGCGATGGAAGCCGAGGAGGTCTCCTACTTCACGTTCTTTGGCAGCGCGCTCGTCTCCTTCTCGAGGGCCACGAGCATCCTTGGCGCGGCGGCGGCGCTGCTCCTCTCGGTGCTCGCGGCCGCCTTCGCTGTGAAGCGCCGCGACCTCACAGCGCGGGCCATCGCCTGGGGCGGCGCATCGGCCCTCTTGGCGTTCGCGCTCGCCGTCGGTGCGGGAGCCTTCGCGCTTTTTCTAGCGGGCCGTGTCGCCTCCTACGACGCGCTGCTCGTGCGCGGCGGGGCCGTGGCCACGAGCGCCATCGCGCTCTCGACGCTCACGTGCTTCACGATCTTTCACCTGACGGCACGGCGCATTGGCGCCAGCGCGGCGACGCTCGGCTCGCTCGCCTTGCTCAGCCTCGCGGGCTTCGCCGTGGCGCTCCTCGCGCCGATGGCGAGCGTGCCCCTTCTTGTCACCAACACCGCGTGCGCGCTGGCGGCGCTCGTGACGGCTTGGTTCGTCGGGCGGGCCACGTTGCTTCGGCCGGCAGTGTTCTACGTCGCCATCGCCGTGGCCCTCACGGTCTGGCTCCCGACGCTCTACGCGCTCACGGTGGCCGCGGCCGCCAACGCAGGTCTCGTGGCCGCCGCGTTTGCAGCCCCGTTGAACCTCGTCGTGGCGCCGCTCGCAGCGGCCGGGAAGCGGCGCCGCTTGCTCGCGACCTTGGGCGGGCTCTTGGTCGTGGCGGGGCTCTCGTTCGGGCGACTCGCGTGGCCCCTTGGCGACGCCGTCGCCACGGGAACGACGCTCGCGTACGGCGTCGACGCCGACAAGAAGCAGGGCTTCTTCTTCGGCACGTCGCCGCACCCCTGGATGGCGCCGGCGCTGCGGCCCGAAGACGCCACCAAACGAGCCCTCCCAGAGCTCACGCTGAGCGAGGCGACGTGGTGGGTCGCCCCCTCTGAGGCCTCGGGCCTCGAGGGCGTAACGGTGACGTCCCACGAGCGCCGGAAGACGGCCGACGGCTTTGAGCTCCGCGCGATCCTCGCCCCCTCGAAGGACGCGCGCTGCCTCATCGCCACCGCCGATGAACAGCACGTCGATGACGCGCTTTCGGTGGCGGGAAAGCCGGTCCGGCACCTCATCCGTTTCTCCGCCGAAAAGGACCAGGAGCTCGCTCGGCGATTGCGCCTCGGGGGCTCACCGTCAGGCTTCTTCTTCCAGTTCTGCGCGCCCGGTGGCGAGCCGCTCGAAGTGGTCTTTCACACGCGAAGCGACGCGGAGGTCCCGCTCCGGCTGCTCGAGGTGCGCGACGGCCTCCCCACGGTGGTGCTGAAGCCCCGCCCTGCCGGGCAAATCGCCCGCGACGATAGCGATCGGACCGTCGTGGGGCGCACCGTGCGTTGGTGA
- a CDS encoding protein kinase — protein MTLPAMATAAPTVISLGDGRTIRLGELIGRGQAATVYRGSLTLPYKIRRAVAVKLFDPAGSDEAAHYIEAVSRTVRKTGCVHHPNVVAPIEFTVADQRPVIISELVDGASLEQLHQAFVRRDRKVPTDLALFLALEIAEGLVAAREARTPDGSTLNMRHHDLSPREVRVSWAGEVRITDFGVTAALRAGSGVRSLQHLAARCATMAPEVLAGERGDARSDVFSLGIILRQLLVGPRFPQDMTDSEKIDQAREGAIPIGLMEPPVREPMAEILHRALEVEPAHRYAEPSRIAFDLRRACLSLGVGDGRVFLRSAMRDLLAREVPSQPTQPEPARRTKADSGEVATTDGAADGADAREAG, from the coding sequence ATGACTCTGCCGGCGATGGCAACTGCAGCACCCACGGTCATTTCCCTTGGGGATGGTCGGACCATCCGCCTTGGCGAGCTGATTGGGCGCGGCCAGGCCGCGACCGTCTACCGTGGGTCGCTCACGCTTCCGTACAAGATTCGCCGCGCCGTGGCCGTGAAGCTCTTCGACCCGGCCGGTTCGGACGAAGCCGCCCACTACATCGAGGCGGTCTCGCGCACCGTTCGCAAGACCGGTTGCGTGCACCACCCGAACGTCGTCGCGCCCATCGAGTTCACCGTGGCGGATCAGCGACCGGTGATCATCTCCGAGCTCGTCGACGGCGCGTCGTTGGAGCAGCTGCATCAGGCGTTCGTCCGCCGCGACCGCAAGGTGCCGACGGACCTCGCCCTGTTCCTCGCGCTCGAGATCGCCGAGGGCCTCGTCGCCGCGAGAGAGGCTCGCACGCCCGATGGCTCGACGCTTAACATGCGGCACCACGACCTCTCGCCGCGCGAGGTCCGGGTCTCGTGGGCCGGCGAGGTGCGAATCACCGACTTCGGCGTCACGGCGGCGCTTCGCGCCGGTTCGGGTGTTAGAAGCCTGCAGCACCTTGCGGCGCGCTGCGCGACGATGGCGCCAGAGGTGCTCGCGGGAGAGCGCGGCGACGCGCGCTCGGACGTCTTCTCGTTGGGCATCATCCTCAGGCAGCTGCTCGTCGGGCCGCGCTTTCCGCAGGACATGACGGACTCCGAAAAGATCGACCAAGCTCGAGAAGGCGCCATCCCCATCGGTTTGATGGAGCCGCCGGTGCGTGAGCCAATGGCGGAGATTCTCCATCGCGCGCTCGAAGTGGAGCCGGCGCATCGCTACGCTGAGCCGTCGCGAATCGCCTTCGACCTAAGGCGCGCGTGCCTCTCGCTCGGCGTAGGCGACGGCCGCGTCTTCTTGCGCTCGGCCATGCGCGACCTCTTGGCTCGCGAGGTTCCGTCCCAACCGACGCAGCCGGAGCCGGCGCGGCGAACGAAGGCCGACAGCGGCGAGGTCGCGACGACGGACGGGGCAGCGGACGGCGCGGACGCCCGCGAGGCGGGCTAA
- a CDS encoding Smr/MutS family protein: MSKSKNKSKVPPGPFASLQALKDELEKAEASKTKGAAPTKPRQDAGRAAAAPKGAPQGEAADLDFHRLMSGVTPLDQSRARVAKTGDLTPVARPPRRVVPPDETMDHLRALVTEGSAFEVSDDGRRVEGRRDDVPLEFVRRLRRGGFPVDASLDLHGLSAADARERLRAFLHDKRARGERCVLVIHGKGEGSPGSVGVLRGEISAWLSQGAASVEVAAFATANSADGGEGAVYVLLRR, encoded by the coding sequence ATGTCGAAGAGCAAGAACAAGTCGAAAGTCCCGCCGGGCCCCTTCGCGTCGCTCCAAGCGCTCAAGGACGAGCTCGAAAAGGCAGAGGCCAGCAAGACCAAGGGCGCTGCGCCAACGAAACCCCGCCAGGACGCCGGCCGCGCGGCGGCGGCACCGAAGGGCGCGCCTCAAGGCGAGGCGGCCGATCTCGATTTCCATCGGCTCATGAGCGGCGTGACACCGCTCGACCAGTCGCGAGCGCGCGTCGCTAAGACCGGGGACCTCACCCCCGTCGCGCGGCCGCCACGGCGCGTCGTGCCGCCCGACGAGACCATGGATCACCTGCGCGCGCTCGTGACGGAAGGCTCGGCCTTCGAGGTCTCCGACGACGGGCGCCGCGTCGAGGGTCGTCGCGACGACGTGCCGCTGGAGTTCGTGCGGAGGCTTCGCCGCGGCGGCTTCCCGGTGGACGCCTCCTTGGACCTGCACGGCCTGTCGGCCGCCGACGCACGCGAACGCCTGCGCGCATTCCTTCACGACAAGCGCGCTCGTGGCGAGCGGTGCGTCCTCGTGATTCACGGCAAGGGCGAGGGCTCCCCGGGTAGCGTGGGCGTGCTCCGAGGCGAAATTTCAGCCTGGCTCTCGCAAGGCGCGGCGAGCGTTGAGGTGGCGGCCTTCGCGACCGCCAACAGCGCCGACGGCGGCGAGGGCGCCGTTTACGTCTTGCTGCGTCGCTGA
- the smpB gene encoding SsrA-binding protein SmpB has protein sequence MSKPKSGEALIVKNRRATFDYEISETFEGGLALVGSEVKSMRAGKVDLVDAYAAVEGNQLWLKQMYIAPFEQAKAFPHEPRRNRKVLLHRHEIERIAQAISREGLTAVPLRLYWKGGRAKVELGLAKGKKKLDKRADIAKKDAAREARAELGRRQKGR, from the coding sequence ATGAGCAAGCCCAAGAGCGGTGAAGCGCTCATCGTCAAGAACCGTCGCGCGACCTTCGACTACGAGATCAGCGAGACCTTCGAAGGAGGCCTCGCGCTCGTCGGTAGCGAGGTCAAGTCGATGCGTGCCGGCAAGGTCGACCTCGTCGACGCCTACGCCGCCGTTGAGGGCAACCAGCTCTGGCTCAAGCAGATGTACATCGCGCCCTTCGAGCAAGCGAAGGCGTTCCCCCACGAGCCCCGCCGCAACCGGAAGGTGCTCCTCCATCGCCATGAGATCGAGCGCATCGCTCAGGCGATTTCGCGCGAGGGGCTCACCGCGGTGCCCCTCCGCCTCTATTGGAAGGGTGGTCGCGCGAAGGTCGAGCTCGGGCTCGCGAAGGGGAAAAAGAAGCTCGACAAGCGCGCCGACATCGCCAAAAAAGACGCGGCACGCGAGGCGCGCGCCGAGCTCGGACGGAGGCAAAAGGGCCGATGA